The following proteins are co-located in the Bacillus pumilus genome:
- the rpoC gene encoding DNA-directed RNA polymerase subunit beta': protein MLDVNNFEYMNIGLASPDKIRSWSFGEVKKPETINYRTLKPEKDGLFCERIFGPQKDWECHCGKYKRVRYKGVVCDRCGVEVTRAKVRRERMGHIELAAPVSHIWYFKGIPSRMGLVLDMSPRALEEVIYFASYVVTDPGNTPLEKKQLLSEKEFRAYLDKYGNTFQAAMGAEAINKLLQDIDLVKEVDTLKEELKTAQGQRRTRAIKRLEVLEAFRNSGNKPSWMILDVLPVIPPELRPMVQLDGGRFATSDLNDLYRRVINRNNRLKRLLDLGAPSIIVQNEKRMLQEAVDALIDNGRRGRPVTGPGNRPLKSLSHMLKGKQGRFRQNLLGKRVDYSGRSVIVVGPHLKMYQCGLPKEMALELFKPFVMKELVEKGLAHNIKSAKRKIERVQPEVWDVLESVIREHPVLLNRAPTLHRLGIQAFEPTLVEGRAIRLHPLVCTAYNADFDGDQMAVHVPLSAEAQAEARILMLAAQNILNPKDGKPVVTPSQDMVLGNYYLTLERKGAIGEGMVFKDTNEALLAYQNGYVHLHTRVAVAASSLKNVTFTDEQRSKLLITTVGKLIFNEILPESFPYMNEPTKSNIEEKTPDRFFLEKGEDVKAAIEKQEINAPFKKGILGKIIAEIFKRFHITETSKMLDRMKNLGFKYSTKAGITVGVSDIVVLDDKQKILEEAQAKVDNVLKQFRRGLITEEERYERVISIWSSSKDVIQGKLMKSLDEVNPIYMMSDSGARGNASNFTQLAGMRGLMANPAGRIIELPIKSSFREGLTVLEYFISTHGARKGLADTALKTADSGYLTRRLVDVAQDVIIRETDCGTDRGILAKSIKEGNEIIEKLEERLIGRFARKPIVHPETGEVIVGENELIDEDKALEVVEAGIEEVWIRSAFTCNTPHGVCKRCYGRNLATGTDVEVGEAVGIIAAQSIGEPGTQLTMRTFHTGGVAGDDITQGLPRIQELFEARNPKGQATISEIDGVVAEINDVRDKQQEIVVQGEVETRSYTAPYNARLKVVEGDKVTRGQVLTEGSIDPKELLKVTDMTAVQEYLLHEVQKVYRMQGVEIGDKHVEVMVRQMLRKVRVADAGDTDVLPGTLLDVHQFTEANKKVLFEGKRPATGRPVLLGITKASLETDSFLSAASFQETTRVLTDAAIKGKRDELLGLKENVIIGKLVPAGTGMPNYRKVKPVSQVQPTDDMVPVE, encoded by the coding sequence TTGCTAGATGTGAACAATTTTGAGTATATGAACATCGGTCTCGCATCACCTGATAAAATCCGTTCTTGGTCTTTTGGTGAAGTGAAAAAGCCTGAAACGATTAACTATCGTACACTGAAACCTGAAAAAGATGGTCTCTTTTGTGAACGTATCTTCGGACCGCAAAAAGACTGGGAATGTCATTGTGGAAAGTATAAACGTGTTCGTTATAAGGGTGTTGTATGTGACCGTTGTGGTGTAGAAGTAACACGGGCAAAAGTCCGTCGTGAGAGAATGGGGCATATCGAACTGGCTGCCCCGGTTTCCCACATTTGGTATTTCAAAGGTATCCCAAGCCGTATGGGTCTTGTTCTTGATATGTCACCACGTGCGTTAGAAGAAGTGATCTACTTCGCTTCTTACGTCGTGACAGATCCTGGCAACACACCGCTTGAGAAGAAACAACTTCTTTCTGAGAAAGAATTCCGTGCTTATTTAGATAAATACGGTAATACGTTCCAAGCAGCTATGGGTGCTGAAGCAATCAACAAACTTCTTCAAGATATCGATCTTGTAAAAGAAGTGGATACACTGAAAGAAGAGCTGAAAACAGCCCAAGGACAGCGTCGTACACGTGCGATCAAACGCCTTGAAGTGTTAGAAGCCTTCCGTAACTCAGGAAACAAACCGTCTTGGATGATCCTTGATGTACTTCCGGTTATTCCACCAGAATTACGTCCAATGGTTCAGCTTGATGGTGGACGTTTTGCTACTTCTGACTTGAACGACCTTTATCGTCGTGTCATCAACCGTAACAATCGTCTGAAACGTTTATTAGATCTTGGCGCGCCAAGCATCATCGTTCAGAACGAGAAGCGTATGCTTCAAGAAGCTGTCGATGCCTTGATTGATAATGGACGTAGAGGTCGACCAGTAACAGGACCAGGAAATAGACCATTGAAATCTCTTTCTCACATGCTGAAAGGGAAACAAGGGCGTTTCCGTCAAAACTTGCTTGGTAAACGTGTTGACTATTCTGGACGTTCCGTTATCGTCGTAGGACCACATTTGAAAATGTATCAGTGTGGACTTCCGAAAGAAATGGCTCTTGAATTATTCAAACCATTTGTGATGAAGGAGCTTGTTGAAAAAGGATTAGCCCACAACATTAAGAGCGCGAAGCGTAAAATTGAGCGCGTGCAGCCGGAAGTATGGGATGTTTTAGAATCAGTTATTCGCGAGCATCCAGTCTTACTAAACCGTGCACCAACTCTTCACAGACTTGGTATTCAAGCGTTTGAACCTACACTTGTGGAAGGACGCGCAATTCGTCTGCATCCACTTGTATGTACAGCCTACAACGCTGACTTTGACGGTGACCAAATGGCGGTTCACGTACCATTATCTGCCGAAGCTCAAGCTGAGGCTCGTATCTTAATGCTTGCTGCTCAAAACATTTTGAACCCGAAAGATGGAAAACCAGTTGTTACGCCATCTCAGGATATGGTGCTTGGTAACTACTACCTAACACTTGAGCGTAAAGGTGCTATCGGAGAAGGTATGGTCTTCAAAGATACGAATGAAGCCCTTCTAGCTTATCAAAATGGTTATGTGCATCTTCATACACGTGTAGCTGTTGCAGCTAGCTCGTTGAAGAATGTGACATTCACTGATGAACAGCGTTCTAAATTGTTGATTACAACAGTTGGAAAACTGATCTTTAACGAAATCTTACCGGAATCATTCCCATACATGAATGAGCCGACTAAGAGCAATATTGAAGAAAAAACACCTGATCGTTTCTTCCTTGAAAAAGGTGAGGATGTAAAAGCTGCGATCGAGAAACAAGAAATCAATGCGCCGTTCAAAAAAGGTATTTTAGGAAAAATCATTGCGGAAATCTTTAAGAGATTCCACATCACTGAGACTTCCAAAATGCTTGACCGCATGAAAAATCTTGGGTTCAAATATTCTACTAAAGCCGGTATTACCGTTGGTGTATCTGATATCGTCGTATTAGATGATAAGCAGAAAATCCTTGAAGAAGCACAAGCCAAAGTAGATAACGTCTTGAAGCAATTCAGACGTGGTTTGATTACAGAAGAAGAGCGATATGAGAGAGTGATTTCAATCTGGAGTTCTTCTAAAGATGTCATCCAAGGTAAACTGATGAAGTCCCTTGATGAAGTCAACCCGATCTACATGATGAGTGACTCTGGAGCGCGTGGTAACGCATCTAACTTCACTCAGCTGGCTGGTATGCGTGGTCTGATGGCCAACCCGGCTGGACGTATCATTGAACTTCCGATTAAATCTAGTTTCCGTGAAGGTTTAACCGTATTAGAATACTTTATTTCCACTCACGGAGCGCGTAAAGGTCTTGCCGATACAGCCCTTAAAACAGCTGACTCAGGCTACCTCACGCGTCGCCTCGTTGACGTTGCACAGGATGTCATCATCCGTGAAACAGATTGCGGTACAGACCGTGGAATCTTGGCGAAGTCCATTAAAGAAGGAAATGAAATTATTGAGAAACTTGAAGAACGTCTTATCGGACGTTTTGCAAGAAAACCAATTGTTCATCCTGAAACGGGCGAAGTCATTGTGGGTGAAAACGAGCTAATTGATGAAGATAAAGCACTTGAAGTAGTTGAAGCAGGTATTGAAGAAGTATGGATCCGTTCTGCATTTACATGTAACACGCCTCATGGTGTATGTAAACGATGCTACGGCCGTAACCTTGCAACTGGTACTGACGTCGAAGTTGGTGAAGCAGTTGGAATCATCGCTGCACAATCGATCGGTGAGCCAGGAACACAGCTTACAATGCGTACGTTCCACACCGGTGGGGTAGCAGGAGACGATATCACACAAGGTTTACCTCGTATCCAAGAGCTATTTGAAGCGCGTAATCCGAAAGGGCAAGCGACCATCTCTGAAATTGATGGTGTCGTTGCTGAAATCAACGATGTTCGTGACAAGCAGCAGGAAATTGTGGTTCAAGGCGAAGTTGAAACTCGTTCTTACACAGCTCCTTACAATGCACGTCTGAAAGTTGTTGAAGGTGACAAAGTCACTCGTGGTCAAGTACTGACAGAAGGTTCTATCGATCCGAAAGAGCTTCTAAAAGTGACTGACATGACAGCTGTTCAAGAATATCTGCTTCATGAAGTACAAAAAGTATACCGTATGCAAGGGGTAGAAATCGGAGATAAACACGTAGAGGTAATGGTTCGCCAAATGCTTCGCAAAGTGCGTGTCGCTGATGCAGGGGATACAGATGTATTGCCAGGCACACTTCTTGATGTACATCAATTCACTGAAGCGAACAAAAAAGTTCTATTCGAAGGCAAGCGTCCTGCAACAGGCCGTCCAGTTCTTCTTGGTATTACAAAAGCATCACTTGAAACAGACTCATTCTTGTCTGCTGCATCCTTCCAAGAAACGACTCGTGTCCTAACTGATGCGGCGATCAAAGGAAAACGCGATGAACTGCTTGGCTTGAAAGAGAATGTTATCATTGGTAAACTTGTTCCTGCTGGAACGGGAATGCCAAACTACCGTAAAGTTAAGCCGGTTTCACAAGTGCAGCCGACTGACGACATGGTTCCTGTAGAGTAA
- a CDS encoding 50S ribosomal protein L7ae-like protein: protein MSYDKVSQAQSIIIGTKQTVKALKRDSVKEIVVAKDADPALTASVMKLAQEKGVDILVVDSMKKLGKACGIEVGAAAVAIML from the coding sequence ATGTCTTATGATAAAGTATCACAGGCTCAGTCCATTATTATTGGTACGAAGCAAACAGTAAAAGCTCTAAAACGAGATTCAGTAAAGGAAATCGTCGTAGCGAAAGATGCTGATCCTGCTTTAACAGCTAGTGTAATGAAACTAGCGCAAGAGAAGGGTGTAGACATTTTAGTGGTAGATTCCATGAAAAAGCTCGGCAAGGCCTGCGGAATTGAAGTTGGGGCAGCAGCTGTTGCCATTATGTTATAA
- the rpsL gene encoding 30S ribosomal protein S12 — MPTINQLIRKGRVSKVENSKSPALNKGYNSFKKEHTNVTSPQKRGVCTRVGTMTPKKPNSALRKYARVRLSNLIEVTAYIPGIGHNLQEHSVVLIRGGRVKDLPGVRYHIVRGALDTAGVDGRMQGRSKYGTKRPKQSK; from the coding sequence ATGCCTACAATTAATCAACTAATACGCAAAGGACGCGTGAGTAAAGTTGAAAACTCAAAGTCTCCTGCACTTAACAAAGGATACAACAGTTTCAAAAAAGAGCACACTAACGTAACATCTCCACAGAAACGCGGGGTTTGTACTCGTGTCGGTACAATGACACCGAAAAAACCAAACTCAGCACTACGTAAATATGCTCGTGTACGTTTGTCTAACCTGATTGAAGTAACAGCTTACATTCCTGGTATCGGTCATAACCTACAAGAGCACAGTGTAGTACTTATCCGTGGCGGACGTGTAAAAGACTTACCGGGTGTACGTTACCACATCGTTCGTGGTGCGCTTGATACTGCCGGAGTTGACGGTCGTATGCAAGGACGTTCTAAATACGGAACAAAACGCCCTAAACAAAGCAAATAA
- the rpsG gene encoding 30S ribosomal protein S7, whose protein sequence is MPRKGPVAKRDVLPDPIYNSKLVSRLINKMMIDGKRGKSQTILYKSFDIIKERTGNEAMEVFEQALKNIMPVLEVKARRVGGANYQVPVEVRPDRRTTLGLRWLVNYARLRGEKTMEERLANEILDAANNTGAAVKKREDTHKMAEANKAFAHYRW, encoded by the coding sequence ATGCCACGTAAAGGTCCTGTAGCAAAAAGAGACGTTTTGCCAGATCCAATTTACAATTCTAAACTTGTATCTCGTTTGATCAACAAAATGATGATCGACGGTAAAAGAGGAAAATCTCAAACAATACTCTACAAGTCATTTGATATCATCAAAGAACGTACTGGTAATGAAGCGATGGAGGTTTTCGAACAAGCCTTGAAAAACATCATGCCAGTTCTTGAAGTGAAAGCACGTCGTGTAGGTGGAGCTAACTACCAAGTACCTGTAGAAGTTCGCCCAGACCGTCGTACGACTTTAGGTCTTCGCTGGTTAGTTAACTACGCTCGTCTTCGTGGAGAAAAAACGATGGAAGAGCGTCTTGCTAACGAAATCCTTGACGCAGCTAACAACACTGGTGCTGCTGTGAAGAAACGTGAAGATACACACAAAATGGCAGAAGCGAACAAAGCATTCGCTCACTACCGCTGGTAG
- the fusA gene encoding elongation factor G, producing the protein MAREFSLDKTRNIGIMAHIDAGKTTTTERILYYTGRIHKIGETHEGASQMDWMEQEQERGITITSAATTAQWKGYRVNIIDTPGHVDFTVEVERSLRVLDGAVAVLDAQSGVEPQTETVWRQATTYGVPRIVFVNKMDKTGADFLYSVGTLRDRLQANAHAIQLPIGAEDQFEGIIDLVENVAYFYEDDLGTRSDAKEIPAEYKDKAEELRSSLIEAVAELDEELMEKYLEGEEITIPELKAAIRKGTLNVEFYPVLVGSAFKNKGVQLVLDAVLDYLPAPTDVAAIKGTLPDTNEEVVRESTDDAPFSALAFKVMTDPYVGKLTFFRVYSGTLDSGSYVKNSSKNKRERVGRILQMHANSREEISTVYAGDIAAAVGLKDTSTGDTLCDEKSLVILESMDFPEPVIDVAIEPKSKADQDKMGIALAKLAEEDPTFRTQTNTETGQTIISGMGELHLDIIVDRMKREFKVEANVGAPQVAYRETFRSGAKVEGKFVRQSGGRGQFGHVWIEFEPNEEGAGFEFQNAIVGGVVPREYIPAIQAGLEDSLENGVLAGFPLIDIKAKLFDGSYHDVDSNEMAFKIAASMALKNAVSKCNPVLLEPMMKVEVVIPEEYMGDIMGDITSRRGRVEGMEARGNAQVVRAMVPLSEMFGYATALRSNTQGRGTFTMHMDHYEEVPKSISEEIIKKNKGE; encoded by the coding sequence ATGGCAAGAGAGTTCTCCTTAGACAAAACTCGTAATATTGGTATCATGGCTCACATCGATGCCGGTAAAACGACAACGACTGAGCGTATCTTGTACTACACTGGTCGTATCCATAAAATTGGTGAAACTCACGAAGGAGCTTCACAAATGGACTGGATGGAGCAGGAGCAAGAACGTGGTATTACAATCACTTCTGCTGCTACTACAGCACAATGGAAAGGTTACCGTGTAAACATCATCGATACACCAGGACACGTAGACTTCACTGTTGAAGTTGAACGTTCTTTACGTGTACTTGATGGTGCGGTAGCTGTTCTTGATGCACAATCAGGTGTAGAGCCACAAACTGAAACAGTTTGGCGCCAAGCAACAACTTACGGAGTACCTCGTATCGTATTCGTTAACAAAATGGATAAAACCGGTGCGGACTTCCTTTACTCTGTAGGTACATTAAGAGATCGTCTTCAAGCAAACGCTCATGCAATTCAATTGCCGATCGGTGCTGAAGACCAATTCGAAGGAATCATCGACCTTGTAGAAAACGTAGCATACTTCTACGAAGATGACCTTGGAACTCGCTCTGATGCAAAAGAAATCCCTGCTGAGTATAAAGACAAAGCTGAAGAGCTTCGCAGCAGCTTAATTGAAGCTGTGGCTGAGCTTGATGAAGAGCTTATGGAAAAATACCTTGAGGGTGAAGAAATTACAATTCCTGAATTGAAAGCTGCAATCCGTAAAGGAACATTGAATGTTGAATTCTATCCAGTTCTTGTTGGATCTGCTTTCAAAAACAAAGGTGTTCAGCTTGTACTTGACGCTGTGCTTGATTACCTTCCTGCACCAACTGATGTTGCTGCAATCAAAGGTACCTTGCCAGATACAAATGAAGAGGTTGTACGTGAGTCTACTGATGACGCACCATTCTCAGCCCTTGCATTTAAAGTTATGACTGACCCTTATGTTGGGAAACTAACTTTCTTCCGCGTATACTCTGGAACACTTGATTCTGGTTCTTACGTGAAGAACTCTTCTAAGAACAAGCGTGAACGTGTTGGACGTATCCTTCAAATGCACGCAAACAGCCGTGAAGAAATCTCTACTGTTTACGCAGGGGATATCGCAGCAGCTGTAGGTCTTAAAGATACATCAACTGGTGACACTCTATGTGACGAGAAAAGCCTTGTTATCCTTGAGTCTATGGATTTCCCAGAGCCAGTTATCGATGTAGCAATCGAGCCTAAATCTAAGGCTGACCAAGATAAAATGGGTATCGCTTTAGCTAAACTAGCTGAAGAGGATCCAACATTCCGTACACAAACAAACACTGAAACTGGTCAAACGATCATCTCTGGTATGGGTGAGCTTCACCTTGATATCATTGTTGACCGTATGAAGCGTGAGTTCAAGGTTGAAGCTAACGTAGGAGCTCCTCAAGTTGCGTACCGTGAAACATTCCGTTCTGGTGCAAAAGTTGAAGGTAAATTCGTACGTCAGTCTGGTGGACGCGGTCAGTTCGGACACGTTTGGATCGAATTCGAACCAAACGAAGAAGGCGCAGGCTTCGAATTCCAAAATGCAATCGTTGGTGGGGTTGTTCCTCGTGAATACATCCCAGCTATTCAAGCAGGTCTTGAAGATTCACTTGAAAATGGTGTATTAGCTGGATTCCCATTAATCGACATCAAAGCTAAATTATTTGATGGATCATACCACGATGTTGACTCTAACGAAATGGCGTTTAAAATTGCTGCGTCTATGGCATTGAAAAATGCTGTCAGCAAATGTAACCCAGTTCTACTTGAGCCAATGATGAAAGTAGAAGTCGTTATCCCTGAAGAATACATGGGAGACATCATGGGTGATATCACATCTCGTCGTGGACGTGTAGAAGGTATGGAAGCACGCGGTAACGCTCAAGTTGTTCGCGCTATGGTTCCACTTTCTGAAATGTTCGGATATGCAACTGCACTCCGTTCTAACACACAAGGACGCGGTACTTTCACTATGCACATGGATCACTATGAAGAAGTGCCTAAGAGCATCAGTGAAGAAATCATCAAAAAAAATAAAGGTGAATAA
- the tuf gene encoding elongation factor Tu produces the protein MAKEKFDRSKSHANIGTIGHVDHGKTTLTAAISTVLHKKSGKGTAMAYDQIDGAPEERERGITISTAHVEYETETRHYAHVDCPGHADYVKNMITGAAQMDGAILVVSAADGPMPQTREHILLSRNVGVPYIVVFLNKCDMVDDEELLELVEMEVRDLLSDYDFPGDDVPVIKGSALKALEGDADYEAKIFELMDAVDEYIPTPERDTEKPFMMPVEDVFSITGRGTVATGRVERGQVKVGDEVEIIGLQEENGKTTVTGVEMFRKLLDYAEAGDNIGALLRGVSREDIQRGQVLAKPGTITPHSRFKAEVYVLSKEEGGRHTPFFTNYRPQFYFRTTDVTGIVHLPEGTEMVMPGDNTEMEVELISTIAIEEGTRFSIREGGRTVGSGVVSTIIK, from the coding sequence ATGGCTAAAGAAAAATTCGACCGTTCCAAATCGCATGCTAACATTGGTACAATTGGACACGTTGACCATGGTAAAACAACTCTAACTGCTGCTATCTCAACAGTTCTTCATAAGAAATCTGGTAAAGGTACAGCTATGGCTTATGATCAAATCGATGGTGCTCCAGAAGAGCGCGAGCGTGGAATCACAATCTCAACTGCACACGTTGAGTATGAAACTGAAACTCGTCACTATGCACACGTAGACTGCCCAGGACACGCTGACTACGTTAAAAACATGATCACTGGTGCTGCTCAAATGGACGGCGCGATCTTAGTAGTATCTGCTGCTGACGGTCCAATGCCACAAACACGTGAGCACATCCTGCTTTCTCGTAACGTAGGTGTACCTTACATCGTAGTATTCCTTAACAAATGTGACATGGTTGACGATGAAGAGTTACTTGAACTTGTTGAAATGGAAGTTCGTGACCTTCTTTCTGACTATGACTTCCCTGGTGACGATGTACCAGTTATCAAAGGTTCTGCTCTTAAAGCTCTTGAAGGAGATGCTGATTACGAAGCAAAAATCTTTGAACTTATGGATGCGGTTGATGAGTACATCCCAACTCCAGAACGTGACACTGAGAAGCCATTCATGATGCCAGTTGAGGACGTATTCTCAATCACTGGTCGTGGAACAGTTGCTACTGGTCGTGTTGAGCGTGGACAAGTTAAAGTCGGTGACGAAGTTGAAATCATCGGTCTTCAAGAAGAAAACGGTAAAACAACTGTTACAGGTGTTGAAATGTTCCGTAAGCTTCTTGACTATGCTGAAGCTGGTGACAACATCGGTGCACTACTTCGTGGTGTATCTCGTGAAGATATCCAACGTGGTCAAGTACTTGCTAAACCAGGTACAATCACTCCACATAGCCGTTTCAAAGCTGAAGTTTATGTACTTTCTAAAGAAGAGGGTGGACGTCATACTCCATTCTTCACTAACTACCGTCCGCAGTTCTACTTCCGTACAACTGACGTAACTGGTATCGTACATCTTCCAGAAGGTACTGAAATGGTTATGCCTGGCGATAACACTGAGATGGAAGTTGAACTTATCTCTACTATCGCTATCGAAGAAGGAACTCGTTTCTCTATCCGTGAGGGTGGACGTACTGTAGGTTCTGGTGTCGTTTCAACTATCATTAAATAA
- a CDS encoding alpha/beta fold hydrolase produces the protein MAKTYLKKWLIGGVDQWIMMKENHLNKTKPVFLFLHGGPGSAQISYIDSFHEELDQDFTVVHWDQRGAGLSYQKNIPAASMTIQQFVEDTIELTEKLLSYLGHSKLYIAGYSWGALISIQAVHKRPDLYHAYYGISQVVDVLKEDIVSYELLLKKYHRNRLLTSCLRLLTPPPWKRTSAHALFSLYKEFAKVGLTHKWKPIFQMMSAFLHSKHYQLKDKWRFLKGQKFSQDKLWNELMNESIQYRVSTILIPCYFIIGEHDMITPAAVTKPYVDQLTAPIKEWFTFKESAHSPHIEEPDEFIRIVRKTAVHHLQGKLDL, from the coding sequence ATGGCGAAGACATATTTGAAGAAATGGTTGATCGGCGGAGTTGACCAATGGATTATGATGAAAGAAAATCACCTGAATAAAACAAAACCCGTTTTTTTATTTTTACACGGTGGGCCCGGCTCAGCTCAAATCAGTTATATCGATTCCTTTCATGAGGAATTAGATCAAGACTTTACAGTCGTCCATTGGGATCAGCGTGGGGCAGGACTTTCCTATCAAAAGAATATTCCCGCTGCTTCGATGACTATTCAGCAATTTGTTGAAGATACGATTGAACTGACCGAAAAGCTTCTTTCGTATTTAGGTCATTCAAAACTGTACATCGCTGGGTACTCATGGGGAGCGCTGATTTCGATACAAGCAGTACATAAACGTCCGGATTTATATCATGCATATTATGGGATTAGTCAGGTCGTGGATGTATTAAAAGAAGATATTGTGTCGTACGAACTTCTTCTGAAGAAATACCATCGCAATCGACTGCTCACTAGCTGCCTGCGATTACTGACACCTCCCCCGTGGAAACGAACCTCTGCTCATGCTTTGTTCTCTCTATATAAAGAGTTCGCAAAAGTAGGGCTCACACATAAGTGGAAGCCGATTTTTCAAATGATGAGCGCGTTTCTTCATAGTAAGCATTATCAGCTGAAAGATAAATGGAGATTCCTGAAAGGACAGAAGTTTAGTCAGGACAAGCTATGGAATGAACTGATGAATGAGAGTATTCAATACCGAGTTTCTACTATATTAATACCGTGCTACTTTATCATTGGTGAACATGACATGATTACGCCCGCTGCTGTAACAAAACCATATGTTGATCAATTAACAGCACCGATAAAAGAATGGTTCACCTTTAAAGAATCTGCCCATTCCCCGCATATTGAAGAGCCAGATGAATTTATTCGGATCGTAAGAAAGACTGCTGTACATCATCTTCAGGGAAAGCTTGATTTATAG
- the rpsJ gene encoding 30S ribosomal protein S10 — MAKQKIRIRLKAYDHRILDQSAEKIVETAKRSGASVSGPIPLPTEKSVYTILRAVHKYKDSREQFEMRTHKRLIDIVDPTPQTVDALMRLDLPSGVDIEIKL, encoded by the coding sequence ATGGCAAAACAAAAAATTCGTATTCGTTTAAAAGCATATGATCATAGAATTCTTGATCAATCTGCTGAGAAGATTGTTGAAACGGCTAAGCGTTCTGGTGCTAGTGTATCTGGTCCGATCCCGCTTCCAACTGAAAAATCAGTTTACACAATCCTTCGTGCGGTTCATAAGTACAAAGATTCTCGTGAGCAATTCGAGATGCGTACTCACAAACGTCTAATCGACATCGTGGATCCAACTCCGCAAACAGTTGATGCACTTATGCGTTTAGATTTACCATCTGGTGTAGATATCGAAATCAAACTTTAA
- the rplC gene encoding 50S ribosomal protein L3 — translation MTKGILGRKIGMTQVFAENGDLIPVTVVEAAANVVLQKKTADTDGYEAIQIGFDDKREKLSNKPEKGHVAKAETAPKRFVKELRGVELDAYEVGQEVKVDIFANGDIVDVTGTSKGKGFQGAIKRHGQSRGPMTHGSRYHRRPGSMGPVDPNRVFKGKLLPGRMGGEQITVQNLEIVKVDAERNLLLIKGNVPGAKKSLVTVKSAVKSK, via the coding sequence ATGACCAAAGGAATCTTAGGTAGAAAAATTGGTATGACGCAAGTATTCGCAGAAAACGGTGATCTTATCCCTGTAACTGTTGTTGAGGCTGCTGCTAACGTTGTTCTTCAAAAGAAGACTGCTGATACGGATGGCTATGAAGCAATCCAAATCGGTTTTGATGACAAACGTGAAAAGCTTTCTAACAAACCAGAGAAAGGCCACGTTGCTAAAGCGGAAACTGCTCCTAAGCGCTTCGTAAAAGAATTACGCGGTGTGGAGTTAGATGCGTATGAAGTTGGTCAGGAAGTCAAGGTTGATATTTTCGCAAATGGAGATATCGTAGATGTAACAGGAACATCAAAAGGTAAAGGATTCCAAGGGGCTATCAAGCGCCACGGACAATCACGCGGACCAATGACTCACGGTTCACGTTATCACCGTCGTCCTGGTTCAATGGGACCTGTTGATCCAAACCGCGTATTCAAAGGTAAACTTCTTCCAGGACGTATGGGCGGAGAGCAAATCACTGTCCAAAACCTTGAGATCGTTAAAGTTGATGCAGAACGCAATCTTCTATTGATCAAAGGGAACGTACCAGGAGCTAAAAAATCTCTAGTAACTGTAAAGAGTGCAGTTAAATCTAAATAA
- the rplD gene encoding 50S ribosomal protein L4: MPKVALFNQNGSTNGEIELNASVFGIEPNESVVFDAILMQRASLRQGTHKVKTRSEVRGGGRKPWRQKGTGRARQGSIRSPQWRGGGIVFGPTPRSYSYKLPKKVRRLAIKSVLSSKVIDNNIIVLEDLTLDAVKTKEFAGILKGLSVEKKALIVTADANETVALSARNIPGVTVVEAKGINVLDVVNHDKLLITKAAVEKVEEGLA; encoded by the coding sequence ATGCCAAAAGTAGCATTATTTAACCAAAACGGTTCTACTAACGGTGAAATCGAATTAAACGCTTCTGTGTTTGGAATCGAGCCAAACGAAAGCGTAGTATTCGATGCTATTCTTATGCAAAGAGCTTCCTTACGTCAAGGAACTCACAAAGTAAAAACTCGTTCTGAAGTACGTGGCGGAGGTCGTAAGCCTTGGAGACAGAAGGGTACAGGTCGTGCTCGTCAAGGTTCTATCCGTTCACCACAATGGCGCGGAGGCGGTATCGTATTCGGTCCAACACCACGCAGCTATTCTTATAAATTACCTAAAAAAGTTCGCCGCTTGGCTATCAAGTCAGTATTGTCTTCTAAAGTAATCGACAACAACATCATCGTTCTTGAAGATTTGACTCTTGATGCAGTGAAAACGAAAGAATTCGCAGGCATCCTTAAAGGGTTATCTGTTGAGAAGAAAGCGTTGATCGTCACTGCGGATGCAAACGAAACAGTAGCTTTATCTGCTCGTAACATCCCTGGAGTAACAGTTGTTGAAGCTAAAGGTATCAACGTTCTTGACGTTGTCAACCACGACAAACTTCTGATCACTAAAGCAGCGGTTGAAAAAGTAGAGGAGGGACTTGCATAA